A section of the Streptomyces xinghaiensis S187 genome encodes:
- a CDS encoding GNAT family N-acetyltransferase, with protein MSDDAYLLTGPRVGLRHLRDEDMAEFTERARESAEFHHPWVALPARPEDFTAYRQRFDEPDREGFVLCERDTGGIAGGAAVNNIVRGAFQSGALGYGAFVHAAGRGLMAEGLRLLLRHAFGELGLHRIEANVQPGNEPSLRLVRRLGFRREGLSPDFLFINGAWRDHERWAITTEMTRN; from the coding sequence GTGTCCGACGACGCGTATCTTCTGACCGGACCCCGGGTGGGGCTGCGGCACCTCCGGGACGAGGACATGGCGGAGTTCACGGAACGGGCGCGGGAGAGCGCGGAGTTCCACCACCCCTGGGTCGCCCTTCCGGCCCGGCCCGAGGACTTCACCGCCTACCGGCAGCGCTTCGACGAACCCGACCGCGAGGGCTTCGTCCTCTGCGAGCGGGACACCGGCGGCATCGCCGGCGGAGCCGCCGTCAACAACATCGTCCGCGGCGCCTTCCAGTCCGGTGCGCTGGGCTACGGGGCGTTCGTCCACGCGGCCGGGCGCGGGCTGATGGCGGAGGGCCTGCGGCTCCTGCTGCGCCACGCCTTCGGCGAGCTGGGGCTGCACCGGATCGAGGCGAACGTCCAGCCGGGCAACGAGCCGTCCCTGCGGCTCGTGCGGCGGCTCGGCTTCCGCCGGGAAGGGCTCTCCCCGGACTTCCTCTTCATCAACGGCGCCTGGCGCGACCACGAGCGGTGGGCCATCACCACCGAGATGACGCGGAACTGA
- a CDS encoding 4'-phosphopantetheinyl transferase family protein produces MRVPEHAAYAEAERAVLDAEERRRADAFVRPPDRDRYQVAHVALRRLLGGYLATEPRSVELTREPCPGCGGPHGRPAVPGAPLHFSLSHAGDLVLLAFAPVPVGADVEEVPGERTVTEVASALHPGERAELAALPAAGRPFAFARCWTRKEAYLKGTGTGLSEDPAATYVGAGPSPARLTGWALTDLPALPGYAAACAVRGTRPRLPAADGGG; encoded by the coding sequence GTGCGGGTGCCCGAGCACGCCGCGTACGCGGAGGCGGAGCGCGCCGTGCTGGACGCGGAGGAGAGGCGGCGCGCCGACGCCTTCGTACGGCCTCCCGACCGTGACCGCTACCAGGTGGCGCATGTGGCGCTGCGCCGGCTCCTCGGCGGCTATCTGGCCACCGAGCCGCGCTCGGTGGAGCTGACGAGGGAGCCGTGCCCCGGCTGCGGCGGCCCGCACGGGCGCCCCGCCGTGCCGGGCGCCCCGCTGCACTTCTCGCTCTCGCACGCCGGAGACCTCGTGCTGCTGGCGTTCGCCCCCGTGCCGGTGGGCGCCGATGTGGAGGAGGTCCCCGGGGAGAGGACGGTGACCGAGGTCGCGTCGGCCCTGCACCCGGGGGAGCGCGCCGAACTGGCCGCGCTGCCGGCCGCCGGGCGGCCCTTCGCCTTCGCCCGCTGCTGGACGCGGAAGGAGGCCTACCTCAAGGGCACCGGCACCGGGCTCTCGGAGGACCCGGCGGCGACCTATGTCGGCGCGGGCCCCTCCCCGGCGCGGCTCACCGGCTGGGCCCTGACCGACCTGCCCGCCCTCCCCGGCTACGCCGCCGCGTGCGCCGTCCGGGGGACACGCCCCCGGCTGCCGGCGGCGGACGGCGGCGGCTGA